One window from the genome of Penaeus monodon isolate SGIC_2016 chromosome 4, NSTDA_Pmon_1, whole genome shotgun sequence encodes:
- the LOC119572591 gene encoding uncharacterized protein LOC119572591, whose amino-acid sequence MTATAPPFSSRPSSRWTSEPPRPSDAWWSGYRQHTQQISTTSTSTWVTLAPTKTPISTPTAAARWAAKSSRSRAEKTLQGRFVTMYMRKTLSASLCLCLMQVYAF is encoded by the exons ATGACTGCTACTGCTCCACCTTTCAGCTCACGCCCGTCTTCAAGGTGGACCTCGGAACCTCCAAGACCGTCGGACGCGTGGTGGTCAGGGTATCGACAACATACCCAGCAAATTTCGACGACGTCTACATCTAC gTGGGTGACTCTGGCACCGACGAAGACGCCCATTTCCACACCTACAGCGGCAGCGCGGTGGGCGGCGAAGTCCTCACGTTCAAGGGCGGAAAAGACGCTCCAGGGCAGATTCGTCACGATGTACATGAGGAAAACGCTCTCCGCCTCGCTCTGTCTGTGCCTCATGCAGGTCTATGCCTTCTAG